In Desulfosalsimonas propionicica, the following are encoded in one genomic region:
- a CDS encoding penicillin-binding transpeptidase domain-containing protein: MDAFRKRKTINSQTKFHNTAWRKYQFRLRQKSAARQALRRLPAYLLILCIGLGLIKGGFFVAHWFQSRPLPQQAAVKPETERVTRDEVRALLDRSDLLNPLTPVFSKKIAGRDCALHTTLNEDLQKAVLSMMDPKYARQIGIVVMDARTGKILVMASHDRNNPDMNNCTNASFPAASLFKIVSAAGAIDDSGLTPETRMSFNGGKYTLYRSQLADTKNKYTNYVTLEKAFAESINPVFGKIGQNYLDKARLEKYAQAFWFNREMDFDLPVDVSVASVSEKPYNWAEIACGFNKTTQISALHAAMLSAAIVHNGAMMRPYFIERAVLNDRVVFRQDRKMLTRSIHPETARQMQSMMNAAVTRGTARGSFRGRQATAIFKRFDVGGKTGSINDNPAKVKFDWFTGYARHRETGNTIAVGVIVAHKNYIGVRAAEYFRRIVYEYMQQPLNQAKAPQDAVNDDT, encoded by the coding sequence ATGGATGCTTTTCGCAAGCGAAAAACCATCAACAGCCAGACAAAATTTCACAATACCGCCTGGCGCAAATACCAGTTCCGCCTGAGGCAAAAATCGGCAGCAAGGCAGGCCCTCAGACGGCTGCCGGCATACCTGCTGATTTTGTGCATCGGGCTGGGTTTGATCAAAGGTGGATTTTTTGTGGCCCACTGGTTTCAGAGCCGGCCGCTGCCGCAGCAGGCCGCTGTTAAACCGGAAACCGAGCGCGTCACCCGCGATGAGGTCCGGGCGCTTCTGGACCGCAGCGATCTGCTCAATCCCCTCACACCCGTGTTTTCCAAAAAAATCGCCGGCCGGGACTGCGCCCTTCATACCACCCTGAATGAAGACCTGCAGAAAGCCGTGCTTTCAATGATGGATCCCAAATATGCCCGGCAGATCGGTATTGTGGTCATGGACGCCCGGACCGGAAAAATCCTGGTCATGGCCTCCCATGACCGAAATAATCCGGATATGAACAACTGTACAAACGCCTCATTTCCCGCCGCCAGCCTGTTTAAGATCGTGAGTGCCGCAGGTGCCATCGATGACAGCGGCTTGACCCCGGAGACCCGCATGAGCTTTAACGGCGGTAAATACACCCTGTATCGCTCCCAGCTGGCGGACACGAAAAACAAATATACCAACTACGTAACCCTGGAAAAGGCCTTTGCCGAATCCATCAATCCGGTTTTCGGCAAAATCGGGCAAAACTACCTGGACAAGGCCCGCCTGGAAAAATATGCACAAGCCTTTTGGTTCAACCGGGAAATGGATTTCGATCTTCCCGTGGATGTCAGCGTTGCATCCGTATCCGAAAAACCTTATAATTGGGCGGAGATTGCCTGTGGTTTCAACAAAACCACGCAAATCTCCGCTTTGCATGCGGCAATGCTGTCAGCAGCAATTGTTCACAACGGGGCCATGATGCGGCCTTATTTTATTGAACGCGCAGTGTTAAACGATCGCGTTGTTTTCCGCCAGGATCGAAAAATGCTGACCAGATCCATCCATCCGGAAACGGCCCGGCAGATGCAGTCCATGATGAATGCCGCTGTAACCCGTGGCACGGCACGGGGCAGCTTTCGGGGCAGACAGGCAACCGCCATTTTCAAGAGGTTTGATGTGGGCGGCAAGACCGGTTCCATCAACGACAACCCGGCAAAGGTCAAATTTGACTGGTTTACCGGATATGCCAGACACCGTGAAACCGGAAACACCATCGCAGTCGGGGTGATCGTTGCCCACAAGAACTATATCGGCGTGCGGGCGGCTGAATATTTCCGCAGAATCGTTTACGAATACATGCAA